One stretch of Sphingomonas sp. HF-S4 DNA includes these proteins:
- the sufB gene encoding Fe-S cluster assembly protein SufB, with protein sequence MATKNAEALAAANKKYEWGFASDVEQEFAPKGLSEDTVRYISAKKNEPEWMLDWRLKAFRIWQEMELPQWAKLQIPHIDYQDAYYYAEPKAKKTIGSLDELDPEILRVYEKLGIPIEEQKVLAGVEGSRKIAVDAVFDSVSVATTFRKELEEAGVIFRSISEAIREYPDLIRKWLGKVVPVRDNFFSALNAAVFSDGTFVYVPEGVRCPMELSTYFRINAENTGQFERTLIVADKGAYVSYLEGCTAPMRDENQLHAAVVELVALDDAEIKYSTVQNWYPGDENGLGGIFNFVTKRALCEGTNSKVSWTQVETGSAITWKYPSCVLKGDGSVGEFYSVAVTNGRQQADTGTKMLHIGKNTRSTIVSKGISAGRSDNTYRGKVLVNAGAENVRNFTQCDSLLLGDQCGAHTVPYIEVKNPSAQIEHEATTSKISEDQLFYAMQRGLDQEAAVALIVNGFAREVLKQLPMEFAVEAQKLLGISLEGSVG encoded by the coding sequence ATGGCCACGAAGAATGCCGAGGCGCTCGCCGCCGCGAACAAGAAGTATGAATGGGGCTTCGCCTCGGACGTCGAGCAGGAATTCGCGCCCAAGGGGCTGAGCGAAGACACGGTTCGCTATATCAGCGCCAAGAAGAACGAGCCCGAATGGATGCTTGATTGGCGCCTCAAGGCGTTCCGCATCTGGCAGGAGATGGAGCTTCCGCAATGGGCGAAGCTGCAGATTCCGCACATCGATTACCAGGACGCCTATTACTACGCCGAGCCCAAGGCGAAGAAGACGATTGGCAGCCTCGACGAACTCGATCCCGAGATCCTGCGCGTCTACGAGAAGCTCGGCATCCCGATCGAGGAGCAGAAGGTGCTCGCCGGGGTCGAGGGATCGCGAAAGATTGCCGTCGATGCCGTGTTCGACAGCGTCTCGGTCGCCACGACGTTCCGCAAGGAGCTCGAAGAAGCCGGGGTCATCTTCCGCTCGATCAGCGAGGCGATCCGCGAATATCCCGATCTGATCCGCAAATGGCTCGGCAAGGTCGTGCCGGTGCGCGACAATTTCTTCTCGGCGCTCAACGCTGCGGTCTTCTCCGACGGCACCTTCGTCTACGTGCCCGAAGGCGTGCGCTGCCCGATGGAGCTGAGCACCTATTTTCGCATCAATGCGGAGAATACCGGCCAGTTCGAGCGCACGCTGATCGTCGCCGACAAGGGCGCCTACGTCTCGTATCTCGAAGGCTGCACCGCGCCGATGCGCGACGAGAACCAGCTCCACGCTGCGGTGGTCGAGCTGGTCGCGCTCGACGATGCCGAGATCAAATATTCGACCGTGCAGAACTGGTATCCCGGCGACGAGAACGGGCTGGGCGGCATCTTCAACTTCGTCACCAAGCGCGCTTTGTGCGAGGGGACGAACTCGAAGGTCAGCTGGACCCAGGTCGAGACCGGCAGCGCGATCACCTGGAAATACCCCAGCTGCGTCCTCAAGGGCGATGGCTCGGTCGGCGAATTCTATTCGGTCGCGGTGACCAACGGCCGCCAACAGGCCGATACCGGCACCAAGATGCTCCATATCGGCAAGAATACGCGCTCGACGATCGTGTCGAAGGGCATTTCGGCGGGCCGCAGCGACAACACCTATCGCGGCAAGGTGCTGGTCAATGCCGGCGCCGAGAATGTCCGCAACTTCACTCAGTGCGACAGCCTGCTGCTCGGCGACCAGTGCGGCGCGCACACCGTGCCGTATATCGAGGTCAAGAACCCGAGCGCACAGATCGAGCACGAGGCGACCACTTCCAAGATCAGCGAGGACCAGCTCTTCTACGCGATGCAGCGCGGGCTCGACCAGGAGGCGGCCGTTGCGCTGATCGTCAACGGCTTTGCGCGCGAAGTGCTCAAGCAGCTCCCGATGGAGTTCGCCGTCGAGGCGCAGAAGCTGCTGGGGATATCGCTGGAGGGTTCCGTTGGTTGA
- a CDS encoding SUF system Fe-S cluster assembly protein produces MNEERRIAVEQVDAVEAPPKARVEDVLDAPTETSAGVTETFERKRDYLTGFLQQKPEPHPAGEPGGALYESVIEALKEIYDPEIPVNIYDLGLIYSVDITADGHASVQMTLTTPHCPVAESMPGEVELRVGSVPGIGHAEVNLVWDPPWDPQKMTDDAKLELGML; encoded by the coding sequence GTGAACGAGGAACGCAGGATCGCAGTCGAGCAGGTCGACGCCGTCGAAGCTCCGCCCAAGGCGCGCGTGGAAGACGTTCTCGATGCCCCCACCGAAACATCGGCGGGCGTGACGGAGACCTTCGAGCGCAAGCGCGACTATCTGACCGGCTTCCTCCAGCAGAAGCCCGAGCCGCATCCCGCGGGCGAGCCCGGCGGCGCGCTCTACGAGTCCGTGATCGAGGCGCTCAAGGAGATTTACGATCCCGAAATCCCGGTGAACATCTACGATTTGGGGCTGATCTACAGCGTCGACATCACGGCCGACGGCCATGCCTCGGTGCAGATGACGCTCACCACCCCGCATTGCCCGGTGGCGGAATCGATGCCCGGCGAAGTCGAGCTACGCGTCGGATCGGTGCCCGGGATCGGCCATGCCGAAGTCAATCTCGTCTGGGATCCGCCCTGGGATCCGCAGAAGATGACCGACGACGCCAAGCTCGAACTGGGAATGCTCTGA
- a CDS encoding cysteine desulfurase, giving the protein MSVTTDTRPLDVLTDFPAIPAGWAYLDTAATSQKPRPVLDAINRGYGETYATVHRGVYQRSADMTLAFEAARERVAQFIGGQPNETIFVRGATEGINLVAQCWAGTQLRPGDRILLSTLEHHSNIVPWQMVAEKVGAEIDVIPLTADHRIDLDAMAAMITPAHKLVALAHVSNVLGSVLDARRATEIAHSVGARILLDGCQAVPRLPVNVAEIGCDFYVFSGHKLYGPTGIGVLWGKAELLDAMPPYQGGGSMIDRVTFARTTYAPPPGRFEAGTPHIVGVLGLHAAMDYVEGIGLDRIHAHETALVTQAREALGQINSVRLFGPDDSAGIVSFAVEGVHPHDVATILDEGSVAIRAGHHCAQPLMDALGVPATARASFGVYNGADDIAALVKGIERVTRIFG; this is encoded by the coding sequence ATGAGTGTGACGACCGACACCCGTCCCCTCGACGTCCTCACCGATTTCCCGGCGATCCCGGCGGGCTGGGCATATCTCGACACCGCGGCGACCTCGCAAAAGCCCCGGCCCGTGCTCGACGCGATCAATCGCGGCTATGGCGAGACCTACGCCACCGTCCATCGCGGCGTATACCAGCGCTCGGCCGACATGACGCTGGCGTTCGAGGCAGCGCGCGAGCGGGTGGCGCAGTTCATCGGCGGCCAGCCGAACGAGACGATCTTCGTCCGCGGCGCGACCGAGGGGATCAACCTCGTCGCGCAGTGCTGGGCGGGCACCCAGCTCCGCCCCGGCGATCGCATCCTGCTCTCGACGCTCGAGCACCACTCGAACATCGTCCCCTGGCAGATGGTCGCCGAGAAGGTCGGCGCCGAAATCGACGTGATCCCGCTCACCGCCGACCACCGCATCGACCTCGACGCGATGGCCGCGATGATCACGCCGGCGCACAAGCTCGTCGCGCTCGCGCACGTCTCGAACGTCCTCGGCTCGGTGCTCGACGCACGGCGCGCGACCGAGATTGCCCATTCGGTCGGCGCCAGGATCCTGCTCGACGGCTGCCAGGCAGTCCCGCGGCTGCCGGTGAACGTCGCCGAGATCGGCTGCGACTTCTACGTCTTCTCGGGTCACAAGCTCTACGGCCCCACCGGGATCGGCGTGCTGTGGGGCAAAGCCGAACTGCTCGACGCGATGCCCCCCTATCAGGGCGGCGGATCGATGATCGACCGCGTCACCTTCGCCAGGACGACCTACGCGCCGCCGCCCGGACGCTTCGAGGCGGGCACCCCGCACATCGTTGGCGTGCTCGGGCTCCACGCGGCGATGGATTATGTCGAGGGCATCGGGCTGGACCGTATCCACGCCCACGAGACCGCGCTGGTGACCCAGGCGCGCGAGGCGCTCGGCCAGATCAACAGCGTTCGCCTGTTCGGCCCCGACGACAGCGCAGGAATCGTCAGTTTCGCCGTCGAGGGGGTGCATCCGCACGACGTCGCCACCATCTTGGACGAAGGCAGCGTAGCGATCCGCGCGGGGCATCATTGCGCACAGCCGCTGATGGATGCGCTCGGCGTGCCGGCGACGGCGCGGGCGAGCTTCGGGGTGTATAACGGCGCGGACGATATCGCCGCGTTGGTCAAGGGTATCGAACGGGTGACGAGGATTTTCGGGTGA
- a CDS encoding GreA/GreB family elongation factor produces MSVAFRRESDEEHKEPKFEIPLPAGPNLVTARGLALTQARVAELEAAVAAEPEEAAREVLKRELRYWNTRRTTAEIAPPPEDGVVGIGSRVRIKLAGKERVIDVVGHDEADPHADRLAFSAPLANALLGAEEGERVDFNGRAEAIEILEVSAIPD; encoded by the coding sequence ATGAGCGTCGCCTTCCGCCGCGAGAGCGACGAGGAACATAAGGAACCCAAGTTCGAAATCCCGCTTCCCGCGGGCCCGAACCTCGTCACTGCGCGTGGCCTCGCGCTGACCCAGGCCAGGGTCGCCGAACTCGAAGCGGCGGTCGCTGCCGAGCCGGAGGAAGCGGCGCGCGAAGTCCTCAAGCGCGAGCTGCGCTACTGGAACACCCGCCGCACCACCGCCGAGATCGCGCCGCCCCCCGAGGACGGCGTGGTCGGCATCGGCTCGCGCGTGCGTATAAAGCTGGCGGGCAAGGAGCGGGTGATCGACGTGGTCGGCCATGACGAAGCCGACCCGCATGCCGATCGCCTCGCTTTCTCGGCCCCGCTCGCCAACGCGCTGCTGGGCGCCGAAGAGGGCGAGCGCGTCGATTTCAACGGTCGGGCGGAAGCGATCGAGATCCTTGAGGTTTCCGCGATCCCGGACTGA
- a CDS encoding glycosyltransferase, translated as MPRLALVVIARNEARCISRCLTSARPYVDAMIVLDTGSTDDTVAIAQACGATVHHFDWCDDFAAARNAALAHSDADWNLILDADDWLEGDASALGARTLPPAPAPARFVGCVRIVNRSSPDQPVTRKFIPRVLPRGVRYEGRIHEQPVSSLPMVLLPLMLRHDGFEEAQLARKAGRNEAILRAELEANPGDSYLWYQLGREHLVRGQPDEAVEALWTAHRTSTQDTAYRHGIVVTLLQALKRAGRLDEGRAFADAEHMHWQRSPDFFFAVADLYLEAASRQPEIAMAELLPVVEGSWKRCLEIGERPDLDGSTEGCGSHLAAQNLAMLYESLGIDDEAAFYADMAAGMRGKLAA; from the coding sequence ATGCCCCGATTGGCGCTCGTCGTGATCGCTCGCAACGAGGCACGCTGCATCTCGCGCTGCCTGACCAGTGCGCGGCCTTATGTCGATGCGATGATCGTGCTCGACACCGGATCGACCGACGACACCGTCGCGATTGCGCAGGCCTGCGGCGCGACGGTGCATCATTTCGACTGGTGCGACGACTTCGCCGCCGCGCGAAACGCCGCGCTGGCGCATTCGGATGCCGACTGGAACCTCATCCTCGACGCTGACGACTGGCTCGAGGGCGATGCGAGCGCGCTGGGTGCCCGGACACTGCCCCCCGCCCCTGCTCCCGCGCGCTTCGTCGGCTGCGTGCGGATCGTCAATCGCAGCAGCCCCGACCAGCCAGTGACGCGGAAGTTCATCCCGCGGGTGCTGCCGCGCGGCGTGCGCTACGAGGGGCGGATACACGAACAGCCGGTGTCGTCGCTGCCGATGGTGCTGCTACCGCTGATGCTGCGCCATGACGGGTTCGAGGAGGCCCAGCTCGCGCGGAAGGCAGGGCGCAACGAGGCGATCCTGCGCGCCGAGCTGGAGGCCAATCCGGGCGATTCGTATCTTTGGTACCAGCTCGGCCGCGAGCATCTGGTGCGCGGCCAGCCGGACGAGGCGGTCGAGGCGCTGTGGACCGCGCATCGCACCAGCACGCAGGATACCGCCTATCGCCACGGCATCGTCGTCACATTGCTCCAGGCGCTCAAGCGCGCCGGGCGGCTCGACGAGGGACGGGCGTTCGCCGATGCCGAGCATATGCATTGGCAGCGCTCGCCCGATTTCTTCTTCGCGGTCGCCGACCTCTATCTCGAGGCCGCGAGCCGCCAGCCCGAGATCGCGATGGCCGAGCTGCTGCCGGTCGTCGAGGGGAGCTGGAAGCGGTGCCTGGAGATCGGCGAGCGGCCCGACCTCGACGGCTCGACCGAGGGCTGCGGCAGCCACCTCGCCGCGCAGAACCTCGCGATGCTGTATGAATCGCTCGGGATCGACGACGAGGCGGCTTTCTACGCCGATATGGCGGCGGGAATGCGCGGGAAGCTGGCGGCCTAG
- a CDS encoding HesB/IscA family protein: protein MVSVRTRPAALNLTPAAEQRIADLMAKAPEGTVGVKLSTPRRGCSGLAYSVDYVTEAKAFDEKIETPGGTFYVDGSSILYLIGSTMDWVEDDFTAGFTFQNPNAKGSCGCGESFTV from the coding sequence ATGGTCAGCGTCCGCACCCGCCCCGCCGCGCTCAACCTTACCCCTGCGGCTGAGCAGCGCATCGCCGACCTGATGGCCAAGGCGCCCGAGGGCACCGTGGGCGTCAAGCTGTCGACCCCGCGCCGCGGCTGTTCGGGGCTCGCTTATTCGGTCGACTACGTCACCGAAGCCAAGGCGTTCGACGAGAAGATCGAGACGCCGGGCGGCACCTTCTATGTCGATGGCAGCTCGATCCTCTATCTGATCGGCTCGACGATGGACTGGGTCGAGGACGATTTCACGGCGGGCTTCACCTTCCAGAACCCCAATGCCAAGGGCAGCTGCGGCTGCGGCGAGAGCTTCACCGTCTAG
- the sufC gene encoding Fe-S cluster assembly ATPase SufC, whose protein sequence is MLTITDLRAEIDGKEILKGLSLTVNAGEVHAIMGPNGAGKSTLGYVLGGRPNYEATGGSVTFGGEDLLDMDAHARAAAGLFLGFQYPVEIPGISNVQFLREALNSQRRARGEAPLSGGEFLKLARAQADALGMDQEMLKRPVNVGFSGGEKKRNEMVQMGILGPRLAILDETDSGLDIDALKAVGDGINRIMRAPDKAVILITHYQRLLDYVQPDFVHVLEAGRITRTGGPELALQLEREGYGVAA, encoded by the coding sequence ATGCTTACCATCACCGACCTGCGCGCCGAAATCGACGGCAAGGAAATCCTCAAGGGGCTCAGCCTTACCGTCAATGCGGGCGAAGTCCATGCGATCATGGGGCCCAATGGCGCGGGCAAGTCGACGCTCGGCTATGTGCTGGGCGGGCGCCCCAATTACGAAGCGACCGGTGGCAGCGTGACCTTCGGCGGCGAGGATCTGCTCGACATGGACGCGCATGCGCGCGCCGCGGCTGGCCTGTTCCTCGGCTTCCAATATCCGGTCGAGATCCCCGGCATCTCGAACGTCCAGTTCCTCCGCGAGGCGCTCAACAGCCAGCGCCGTGCGCGCGGCGAGGCGCCGCTGTCGGGCGGCGAGTTCCTCAAGCTCGCAAGGGCGCAGGCAGACGCGCTCGGCATGGACCAGGAAATGCTCAAGCGCCCGGTCAATGTCGGCTTTTCGGGCGGCGAGAAGAAGCGCAACGAGATGGTTCAGATGGGCATCCTCGGCCCCAGGCTGGCGATCCTCGACGAGACCGATAGCGGGCTCGACATCGATGCGCTCAAGGCGGTCGGCGACGGCATCAACCGGATCATGCGCGCGCCCGACAAGGCGGTGATCCTGATCACCCATTATCAGCGCCTGCTCGATTATGTGCAGCCCGATTTCGTCCACGTCCTCGAAGCCGGCCGTATCACGCGCACCGGCGGCCCCGAACTCGCGCTCCAGCTCGAGCGCGAAGGCTATGGAGTGGCGGCGTGA
- a CDS encoding SufB/SufD family protein gives MSSVLELPTPKLEEWRWADMQALRAAADTVPRDSGIKPADLFLDVEGPRLLFVDGVFEPAHSRPGPVKVARFAPETAHPLGSMAEGEGWVLSLDPQVAMTGIQIVHLGSGGESHVPARIMLAEDAVATITETYAGSGWANRITQMHLARGARLMRAVRLVQADGFVSIRDEAQVGEAASLVSIFLGAGGMGTRIDGALTLTGKGAFAEMGGALLTSGTQKQEAAVAVRHEAIEGSSRQLWRAVAANRSAASLAARVEVARHAQQTDGEQSLRGLLLDRGATVNLKPELEIFADDVKCAHGATVGELDKRALFYLQSRGVPESRAKALLTHAFVAEALSRIGEEAVRAAFEADAERWLEAAL, from the coding sequence ATGAGTTCGGTCCTCGAACTCCCCACGCCGAAGCTCGAAGAGTGGCGGTGGGCCGATATGCAGGCGCTGCGCGCCGCCGCCGATACCGTGCCGCGCGACTCTGGGATCAAGCCCGCCGACCTGTTCCTCGACGTTGAGGGCCCGCGTCTGCTCTTCGTCGACGGCGTGTTCGAGCCCGCGCATAGCCGCCCGGGCCCGGTCAAGGTCGCGCGCTTCGCGCCCGAGACCGCGCACCCGCTCGGCAGCATGGCAGAGGGCGAGGGCTGGGTGCTCTCGCTCGACCCGCAAGTCGCAATGACCGGCATCCAGATCGTCCATCTCGGCTCGGGCGGCGAGAGTCACGTCCCCGCGCGGATCATGCTCGCCGAAGACGCCGTCGCGACGATCACCGAGACCTATGCCGGCAGCGGCTGGGCCAATCGCATCACCCAGATGCACCTTGCCCGCGGCGCCCGGCTGATGCGCGCGGTGCGGCTGGTCCAGGCCGACGGCTTCGTCTCGATCCGCGACGAGGCGCAGGTCGGCGAGGCGGCGAGCCTCGTCTCGATCTTCCTCGGTGCCGGCGGGATGGGCACGCGGATCGACGGCGCGCTGACGCTCACCGGCAAGGGCGCGTTCGCCGAGATGGGCGGCGCCTTGCTGACCTCGGGCACCCAGAAGCAGGAAGCCGCGGTCGCGGTACGCCACGAGGCGATCGAAGGCAGTTCGCGGCAATTGTGGCGCGCAGTCGCCGCCAATCGGTCGGCCGCGAGCCTCGCCGCGCGGGTCGAAGTTGCCCGCCATGCCCAGCAGACCGATGGCGAGCAGTCGCTGCGCGGCCTGCTCCTCGATCGCGGCGCGACGGTGAACCTCAAGCCCGAGCTCGAGATCTTCGCCGACGACGTGAAGTGCGCGCACGGCGCCACCGTGGGCGAGCTCGACAAGCGCGCCTTGTTCTATCTCCAGAGCCGCGGCGTCCCCGAGTCCCGCGCCAAGGCGCTGCTCACGCATGCCTTCGTCGCCGAGGCGCTGTCGCGGATCGGCGAAGAAGCAGTTCGCGCGGCGTTCGAAGCCGATGCCGAGCGCTGGCTGGAGGCTGCACTGTGA
- the mgrA gene encoding L-glyceraldehyde 3-phosphate reductase → MPYPQPWTADPARYDGRMPYRRTGRSGLDLPAISLGLWQNFGGTDVFETGRAMLRRAFDRGVTHFDLANNYGPPYGSAEENFGRVLATDFAAHRDELIVSTKAGWDMWPGPYGDVGGSRKYLIASCDQSLKRMGLDYVDIFYSHRVDPKTPLEETMGALAHLHRQGKALYVGISSYSPELTRQAAAILAEHKVPLLIHQPSYSMLNRWVEDELLDTLGDLGTGCIAFSPLAQGMLTSKYLKGVPEDARAARGGSLNQRLLSDENLSRIRALNDIASKRGQTLAQMAIAWVLRDPRVTSALVGARTVQQLDDSLDAVNNLDFSPEELAAIDVHATEGAIDLWKVSSTLEDLPQR, encoded by the coding sequence ATGCCCTATCCGCAGCCCTGGACCGCCGATCCCGCGCGTTATGACGGCCGCATGCCCTATCGGCGCACCGGTCGCTCGGGGCTCGATTTGCCGGCGATCAGCCTCGGCCTCTGGCAGAATTTCGGCGGCACCGACGTGTTCGAGACCGGCCGCGCGATGCTCCGCCGCGCGTTCGACCGCGGCGTCACCCATTTCGACCTCGCCAACAATTACGGGCCGCCCTACGGCTCGGCGGAGGAGAATTTCGGCCGCGTGCTGGCGACCGACTTTGCCGCGCACCGCGACGAGCTGATCGTCTCGACCAAAGCGGGCTGGGACATGTGGCCGGGGCCCTATGGCGATGTCGGCGGCAGCCGGAAATACCTGATCGCCTCGTGCGACCAGAGCCTCAAGCGGATGGGGCTCGATTATGTCGATATCTTCTATTCGCACCGCGTCGATCCCAAGACCCCGCTCGAGGAGACGATGGGCGCGCTCGCGCACCTCCATCGCCAGGGCAAGGCGCTGTACGTCGGCATCTCCAGCTACTCGCCCGAACTCACTCGCCAGGCCGCGGCGATCCTCGCCGAGCACAAGGTGCCCTTGCTCATCCACCAGCCGAGCTATTCGATGCTCAATCGCTGGGTGGAGGACGAACTGCTCGACACGCTCGGCGATCTCGGCACCGGCTGCATCGCCTTCTCGCCTCTCGCCCAGGGCATGCTGACGTCCAAATACCTCAAGGGCGTGCCGGAAGATGCGCGCGCGGCACGCGGCGGCTCGCTCAACCAGCGGCTGCTCAGCGACGAGAACCTTTCCCGCATTCGCGCGCTCAACGACATCGCGTCGAAGCGCGGCCAGACGCTCGCGCAAATGGCGATCGCCTGGGTGCTGCGCGATCCCCGCGTCACCTCGGCGCTGGTCGGCGCGCGCACCGTCCAGCAGCTCGACGATTCGCTCGACGCCGTAAACAATCTGGATTTCAGTCCCGAGGAGCTTGCCGCAATCGACGTGCATGCAACCGAAGGCGCGATCGATCTTTGGAAGGTCTCGAGCACGTTAGAGGATCTACCCCAACGATGA